From uncultured Roseateles sp., the proteins below share one genomic window:
- a CDS encoding MAPEG family protein yields the protein MMKTELLYLGLVTAMTGLLWVPYILDRLMVRGLSDAVGYPENPKPQSPWARRLMKAHANAVENLVVFATLVLLANALGVSNAAIATASTVYFWARLVHALSYTLGVPWVRTLAFTVGFVAQAVIAWQLLMR from the coding sequence ATGATGAAAACAGAGCTGCTGTATCTGGGTTTGGTGACCGCAATGACCGGCCTGCTGTGGGTGCCTTACATTCTGGACCGCCTGATGGTGCGCGGCCTGTCCGACGCCGTCGGCTACCCGGAGAACCCCAAGCCCCAGTCGCCCTGGGCGCGGCGGCTGATGAAGGCTCATGCCAATGCGGTGGAGAACCTGGTCGTCTTCGCCACCCTGGTGCTGCTGGCCAACGCCCTCGGCGTCAGCAACGCCGCCATCGCCACGGCGAGCACGGTCTATTTCTGGGCGAGGCTGGTCCACGCGCTGTCGTACACGCTGGGCGTGCCCTGGGTCCGAACGCTGGCCTTCACGGTCGGCTTCGTCGCGCAGGCGGTGATTGCCTGGCAGCTGTTGATGCGCTAG